CTCAAAAAACCGGGCGATGAATTCAAAAGCCTCGTCCAGAAAACGGTCCTTGTCTGCATCCGTGAAAGACTGCCGCAGCCGCAGATTGCTCGAGCGCGGAAGCTCAGTCGTCTCTTCATGCCTTGTCCGCACGGCGGGCCGTGGGCTTGGGCTCGGTTCCCTGGGCGTCTTCGGCAGCGCCGCACGGATCTGGCGCACTACATCCAGAAATGCCTCGTCCCTGTCCGCCCATTTGGAGATGGGCTTGCCATCGGTAGGGGCGGCCAGCAGCCTGCCAAAGGGCGCACGCGTCCACTCGCAGGGCCGTAGAATGATCGGAATGACACGCGCCATTCCGGCCTCATGCCGCGCCATCGCCTGCTGTACCTCGATATCGTAGCAGTACCCCGAAGCCAGGAAGTCAGAGCTTACCAGCAGGAGGATGATCTCGGCCGTGTTCAGCTTCTCATCAATGACCCCGGCAAACTCATCGCCAGCAGTGATCTTGCGGTCATGCCAGGAGGTGATCAGCCCCTCTCGCTTCAGCATCGCCAGGTGCGTCTCCAGTTCGTTGCGCAGAGACTCGTCCTTGTGGGAGTAGGAAAAGAAAATGGAGGCCATGGCGGTTCAGTCGGACTTTACTGTTCCAGTGGTTGAAAACGCCCCCGGCCATCCGCCGTGCGCTTCGATCACTTCATCAATCTCCTGCATCAGCCGGATGGTTTCAGACAGCGCGACCACGATCCTTTGGTAATGGACAATGTCGCTTTTCGTGAGGGTGCGGCCTTTACGATATTTAAGCCATTTATCACAGATTTGGTAGCCGCCGATGTTAAAATTCCACACAGGCTCCGAAACGCCGTGGAAGCCGCTAGGTCCTCCGATCGTACCGCCGCGCGCGCCAGCAGCATTAATCCATACTGTATTATCCGAGTACTCAACGTTGGTGACTTCTCTCGAGTTGCCAATGAATTCGGTAAGAAAATTGTCAATCATAGGCGATTCCAAAGAGTGCAGTGCCACTAGTGTGCTGCCGAGCCGAGCTAGCTCTCGCATTAAAACCAAGTTTCCGGTTAATGGCAGACGTG
This genomic interval from Prosthecobacter vanneervenii contains the following:
- a CDS encoding toll/interleukin-1 receptor domain-containing protein produces the protein MASIFFSYSHKDESLRNELETHLAMLKREGLITSWHDRKITAGDEFAGVIDEKLNTAEIILLLVSSDFLASGYCYDIEVQQAMARHEAGMARVIPIILRPCEWTRAPFGRLLAAPTDGKPISKWADRDEAFLDVVRQIRAALPKTPREPSPSPRPAVRTRHEETTELPRSSNLRLRQSFTDADKDRFLDEAFEFIARFFEGSLEELQKRHPEIETRFRRIDAHSFSAAIYRHGKKKTACSVHQGGRRGFTGGITFSYDESSQANSFNEALNVEVGEQALSLKPMGMQSMLSGQNKGHLTSEGGAEFFWSMLIEPLQR